The sequence GATGTTACATGTTTACGGAACAGGATAAAGTAGCACAGCTATTTCAGTTTCTCTGCAAACAGCAAGACAGGTACAGTGTTTTAAGATTACGTTTTAATCCCTGCTGAGGTACTTATATCTTTCtgtgttttatatttgtttttatatatgtctACTCAAACAATTATTAGAAATCCAGTCGACCTCTAAAATCaacaaaggaaatcaggacatTGCTTATTTTTGATTGGCCAATTCATCAGAGGTTGTAGAACATGAACCTCGGGCAATCAGAGGTCAttatcaaaataaaaatggatttaCGAAGTAGTGGCGAGAGTTATCTTGAGCTGCTAAAACTAGAGGTAATGTGTTTTGTGCCACCATTTTAATGTGTTTGTAGTaattaacaataatatataaattcacatgcAAGCCAAAGGGCAGGATAACTGATAGAAGGTTTCGTAATTTGGGAGAGAATTGTGGCTCATTTCTGGACATTGTTTTAACATACACAGTATTTGCGGAACCTTTTATTCCACGTACTGAAACGTATAGTGTCTTGTTTTTAAAGCATTCAGAGGAATTTGAggtaaaacagaaaacagaacaTAGTCATAAACACAATCAATGCACAGCCTATAGCAGAATAATTTATAATACTTTGTAAATTATGATCAAAGGATATGTAATCGATCTTTGTCCAGATGCAAATACAAGACATTTTTCATTAATTAGACCCGATAAAAtgtttttagcatttttattaaaaaaacaaaaacacaaaacaatctGAACACCAACAACAGATTTAGAACAAGTAAATAAAAGGAATAGATATCTTTAGATATGCACCGAAAAATGGATAACATATTGCCTTGATTTAAAGGGGACATGCATCACTATGAGCTTTAGCTTTTGAACGAGACAGTTTCCTAACTCTGCAGGTGGTAAAAAAACcaggtacaaatatatatattttttacctgtCTACCTGCTTCTTTTTATGCTTTCAACACCCACTCTTGCGAGCGGAAGACACGGGTGGGgaactgatctaaccaatcagtgtcctatccctaggaatactGAAAAAGTGCATTGGGAATGCTTGTAATTAGAACAATGAAGCCatgtttctgtcattagtggactggtctgaaagATGGGTAGGTAAGGGGTGAGGGAGGCTGAAGGACCTCCCGAGCTGAGAAGCATGCCCAATGCAATCTGACCAGGTTTATAGTacgtttttaaatgtttattacatacttttcaaggTGTTTCTGGTTTATTttgctttatatatttgtttagttGCAAGTGTTTGTTTGCtcgtttaaaaaaaattctcaagtGATGTCCCTCTAAGGAACTAGAAATGTCATTCAACAGCAAGTACAAGTGTACAAGTTGTTTAGGCCTGATCTTGATGCGTCTTggtaaatgagaaaataattttAGGTTTAAAATCTTTAGATTTTTCTTCCGGATAGTAATTATTCACATTTAAATAGATTATTCAATGTGAAAAATAGACCTATACATCTAGATGAAAATGACAAGGGATATAGAAGCCTTCTATTTGACCAAATTAAGGCTGGTTGTGGCCTAGAATTTTCTCCCCCCTTTGTACTAGTTATAATGCATCCTGCTGaaattctatttttaattttcattttattcattATTGAACTGCAACGCAGCACTCCCTTACTAATCACTGTATAGTTGTCCTCATGAGACACACATGCTTTTgtcaaatatttattaaatccCACATAAATAATGGGTGACATTAAAGATAAGCACTTTAACaggatacatttaaatattttttttttcttttgcaaatgaGCAAAAAATCCATAAAGTGCTACAAaaactgtatatatgtttttttatatataaaaaaacaaaacaaaagaacaatGATTGCAGAATTACTCAGATAACAGGAAGATTAACCATTTCCAGTCTGACAGTGGTTAACACAATGGGAAAATCACCTTTCAGCATGTTTAATACAGCAGTCCATCAatcatataaatatttaatttctcaataaatataattttacataaaaatatagcTTCACATTGATACATACATGTACCATATAAGAGCAGTATGTTAATAAACAACCTATGCTAATTAAAATATTCTTTACAAAACATCACAATTGACTGGCCATTTTAATGACATAGCTCAACATACATCAGTAGATAGACTACACGTGTTCACAAGAAGAGCAAACAGACTTTCCTAGTCTTGTATATAAAACAAACCTGTTAACAATTCTCCATTCTTTTCAAACATTCCACTGCTCATTAGACAGATTCCTGCACGTAGCCAATCGAATATCCGATTTATTTTCGTCATTTATGATTCATAGTAAATTCTATTTTCTACAAGTATATTTCAGGACTATAATAAATAAGttcatatataaaattatatttggtCATTTATGAAATGctataataaatacacacatatataaatagataaatgttACTGTACCTAAAAGTAGCCAGCATAAATTTCGAGAAAAAGACGGCCATGTTAATTCTGTACAGAATAGCTCAGCCATAAATACGGCataggcaaaataaataaataaataaataaataaataaataggagcTTTTAGATATATTCAACTTCAAAAGCAGAGTTAGGTGGAGAGAAAACGGTAAAACAGTAAGTGGTATCATGCCAACTGCCACTGTTAGAAATTAAAACTGTTTGTCCCAGCTCCACCAAGACAGCCTCTTAACAGCATTGTTCCCTCTGAGCAATGTTCCATCCAAGAATTAGTCATTAAATGGCTCATGCACTGGACAGCAAACTTGCTTTCAATCTCTATTCCCAAACACTTGTTTGAAAAAGGTTTAGCATCAGCGAAAAGTAGAAGGTGCATGTCTATAGTCCACTCAAAATGCAGGCAGTCTATAGCAAATTAAGTGTTGATGGATATATACATATCACAGAATGCCAGTTATtttagtccttttttttttattttaggtataatatatttgttaaatatttggTATTcagatgaataaataaataaataaatacgtttgtgtgtgtgtgtgtgtgtaattacacatacacacacattttccagTGTTACGCTGCTCTTTGGTTTAATTTCCTTTGCGCCATATGTTCTCAGTTGGCCAATGAAGTACAGCAATTTAGGGAAAAAAATGCAGCGTTGAGGGTGTATTCTGCCACTGCGGCCCTGGCCATGAGTGAACAGTTGTATTCACAGCAAAGTTGTCTGGATGAATATGGCATTATAAGATACGTGATGTTGTCATAAACATTAGCATGTGCTGTCAATCAGTCCTAAACCACGCCATAAAAGAGCCCTTGTACTAACTCACTACAGGGCACCATTCCACAATGTGAGGTTCACCTCCAATAGGACATTAAGTTACTGCAGAGCAACAGTATTGTTGAAACTATCTGGCCTGAGACAAGGCAAGGGCATTTTTGTTCCTCTTCTGTCCTGACATGGGAGCATATCTGTACTTCTGACACAAACCCGGCCCCCTCAGGATTTACACCTTTCAATTACAAGTAGCCAGTTTGGCAAATGGGCAATTTGCCATTTCAGAAGATAATCATTAACGAATCCCAACTAAAACAAGTTATATTAAAACATAAGACAGTTGTTGGGCAAACATCATGAATATAACTTTGTCAAAACCTTACTAATCGTAACAAAACATGAATGCACACACCTCTTTACTACACAGATATTACAAATAATTGATCGTCCTCCTCTCCTAGTCTTTTTGTCCAGCGATATGTCTCAACTTAATTAATAACTCAGTTTTGTAAACTTTTCTAAAGTAAATAATATCACCTACAACATcacattaatatgtatatatacacatgtaactTTCTATAAGGCCATCTCTGGGTACAAGTATTTATATCCGTGAACAGAACTTAAGAACAGACTAGGGTTATCCATCAGTTTTAGGCAACCTAAAAATCCAGGTACTGTTGATTACATTTCCTAAAATTATCAAACAGCGCCTATAGTGCTGGACGTAGCCTCTACATGCTATAGAGCATCTATATCCAAGTAACAGCACTCAAGGAGTTTAGTGTGGCCCCTAGTCTAGCAAACAAAAGCAACACTAAAATACTGAACAACAGTGATAAGGAAATATAACGCTCATATGaagtccattttttgttttttttacaaaaaaaaaaaccctaaactgTGTATACTGTGCTGGCTGCGTTAAAAACAGAACAAATCCAACTGGGTCCTGTGCAAAAATTGGAAATCTTATAAAAGATTTATTACCATCAAGATTTTCAGTCTAAGTAAAAATCATATGTATTTTAGTGGGCAAATGGCTAATTTCGGTAGAAATTAGACCATTACTCGTTCCGTCATACTCAGTGGCCCCTGAGCCAGAGTCTTCGTAGCTTCATTCTTTCTAGGCAACGTTTTGATGTTGTCTACTAGGATCATgaaaactgcaaaatataaagcAGTAAATCATTTATATTGTAGCAAAAAAATTGTAATTACTGCTAAATAACAAGCACTCGGTTGCTTGAATAATTTATCCAGCATAAGCTGAACGAATGCTTTTTCTTTACAGAAAAGATCTGAAGCAGGTGTGCAGCAGGTGCAATTTGGAAAGAGACCTTCCAAGGGGATTTTTAAAAAGCCATACTTTGGATGGTGTACTAGCCAAGGATCTCTTCAAAGTTTACAAGTTGTTTAATTTGTTCCGTGTGCATTGAATGCCTTCGAAGCAACATTTTCTTGCTTTTTGATTCTTTTGGGAATAGGGGTGCAGATGGAATCATAGGTTTTGTGGCTGTAGACACAACATTGATCATTTTGCCATGGCCACTAATATCTGGGATGGGTGGGTGTGGATTTACATTAAGAGGTGGAAGAAACCCTGGCCTAGTCTGAGCAATGTGATCTAGGAGTAAGGCTCCAGAACCTCTCCTTTCTAAAATGGCATGATTCCGTCTGCCTAATGTTGTTACGGAAACATTCTCTAAAGATTCTCGAGAGCCAAACAGCATGGAAGGTGGAGAAAACATTTTCTTCTTTTCTAGTAAAGATTTGCTGTCCTCTGATGAAATTGGTCCCAACCGGGTCGTGAGTTGAGAGTCAGAGCTGTAATGATTTGCTCCTAAATTTCGTCTCTGAACAATACTTTTTAAGCTTGAAACAGACATTGCCTGCATTGAATCTGGGTCTTGGTCAACTGGGACCTCTGATTTGGTGGGTATGCTTTCATTATATAGCGAATGTGAATGGATCTCGTCACAGGACATCTTTCTTGGGCCTGCAGATTCAAGAGTTTTCAAAAGATGGACAGCATCTTTAACATCAATGCTCTGGTGTCTTGTGAAATAACGCTTGGATAATAATGAGTTGCTCATCTTAAGAGAGAGCTCCTCTTCTGGTGTGATATCTTGCAGCTCCTCATGCAAAGAGGATACTTTATGTTGGTGTAACAGTGAAGGTGGTATCTTCAGCCAAGGTTCAGAGTGTAAACGCTGGAGAAGTGGTAGCTTTGGTCCAGCATGTGATATATGAGGTTTCCTTGTTGGAGATCCTGGCTCGGAGGAACCCTTAAATCCACCAGATGTATCAGCTTCTTTAAAACTAAAGAGTTCTTTTTCTGCTTCACAAGCAGTTGAAATTGGTGTGGGAGAGGTTTTCAACTCAATCTCTGATGGTGATGTACATGGACTGGGAGAATTGCATTGTTCTGCACCTGGAGATGGTGGGACGTTTAGATATTGTCTTGTAGTCTGCCGCCCAGAAGCAGACTTATCTGTTGTGATAATAATGACCTCTTTTCCTTTGGCTTTACAAGCATTGAGTAGAATCTTTAGAGTCTCTTTGTGCTCGGAATTCACAGCATAAACCAGTGCAGAGAACCCAGTTTGGTCTTGGATGCTGGGGTCAGCCCCACTTTCCAAAAGCAAAGAAACCACTTCAGCACCAGTATTTTCCAGGCATGCATGCATTAAGGCTGTTTTTCCAAATTTATCTTGGATATTTGGATCTGCATTATTTTCCAAcagatattttatcatttttacttTGCTCACACTTTGGTGGTCTACATGCTTGGTCTTGCAAGCGATCATCAGTGGGGTTTCTCCACGATCATTGCTCTCATTGATGTATGCTCCTCCTTCTAGCAACAATCTTGTAAGGCGTAGTCGACTTTGATAAACTGCTTTAATAAGAGAGTTACCTTCTGTCGTTACATCTACTGTTTCATCCATGGTTGATCTAGTAGCTTCACCCTTCTGTTTAATAAAACCTATTGGAGAGAAATAAGACATTGGTAAAGTAAAAAGGCTACTGATCACATCTTATGACTCATTtctaaatataacatttaatttaGTGTGTTAtgatcctttttatttatttttttaaacttgtaaTTAAAAACGCATTAGCAGTTTTGAGGAATATTTAAGTTGTCTCCTGTGATCACAGGGAATGTCATAATGAGTTTCTTCTTTGAATAATACTCAAGCATGATATCTTATCTTATATTCTTTTATTGGAAAAATAATGGACAAAcagacaaagatttttttttaaataaaccttttttgGATACTATATCACAGGGTCCCTTGTTGAATAAGCCAAATTAAAACATAGTTCCATAATACCATTATCAATCTTTTTTCTATTGCCCTTACATGAGTTATAATCATAAAGAaaacaccacacaaaaaaaagagtaattggttaaattctgttttatttccaccttagtgaataaaaaaagtaattcaaaaaggGAAGGTAACTAGAAGCACAAAGAATGATTATGAAGAAGCTGTGTCAGAGGACAGGAAAATAAATGTCTACAGTTGAATAAATGTGTGGAAACTAGTGTAACTAGATGTGGGAAAATGGAGAAACTAGGGAGCAGCTGAAGGAGAGAGGAATCAGTGAATAGTGTTGGGAAACAGAATAGAAACTAGACGAAATGGGCATTGGAGAGACGTGACAGAGTTAGGAAAGGCAGGAACGAACAGCTGAATTGAATATATAGAGAAAGAGCTGTGTAAAGGTCCAAACAAAACTGAAAAGGATAGGGTGTGACCAACGAGTGGTGGACTGAGAGAATATATTGGGTAAGAAATAACAATTAAATGAATGTGATCTGAACAACTAATAAAAAGAGCAGCTAGCGAAGAGAAGGACATGTGTTCTAGAGTGAGTGGGGAGGCGGATTATGTATTAATTCAAAACACAACAATAATTCTAGCCCTTCTCCTTCCAAAAAGCTCCTTGTACAGGCCTGTGGACAGAGAGACTAATTCCGCTTACCCAAGGAATGCTAAAAGAGGACAGTGGGACATTAAGGCATATTCATCTGTTCCCCCAATACCACTTAGTAGGACTCCTTATCTACCACTATTCTATTTTGTGCCCCACTGCTAGTTAAACGAACACCATGCTTTATATATGACTGCAGTATCCAATTAATAACTGCATATAATGATGGAATTAGATACACCTGCATTTTTCAGCTTTCATATCCTTGTATATGTGTAGTTTAGGGATTCGATATCATAATTTGCTTTAGGGAAGCTTTTTGAAAAATATAAAGGATACTAAAGTATTGCCATAAAGTATACTTTaggtgtcacgattctgggaaccaaacacgctaacacacacacagaaaaggtgcagtaccggaccttagagtggccgggctaagcacacaaagaatagtcaggagacaagccgagtaaggggaaccagaagacagaataacgagagacaagccgaggtcaaagggtaggagaaagtcgcaaggtcggataaacaagccagagagtacgtaaccagagagaaacacaagtagaacagcaatactagaaagcaaagaccacaacagggcagagagagacaggaaaggtaagtatttaaacccattgattaattctgattggataatttccaattagaattaacaatcacacgtgggagatatctatacctcccactgtgattgaggcactgtgcctttaacgctgggtcaggtggctgaccccagcgtttacaaaaatgggcggtctcccagcgtgcagcgtcatgcatgctgccgctgggggacgaagaggaagacgcgggcagcatccgaggctgggaggatgccgttCGCCGAGCGTACGACGAGAAGGAGACCGCGGACgtctggagggtgagtgccgcgagcggactgcagcctcccctcgcagccgcccgggggatcctgacattaaccccccctcgaagaccgcccagagggcgggaagcagaaggcttcaaaggaaaccgggcaccgaccaaagagggagcgtgcaaatcagagctcgaaacccaagaccgctcctcagggccgtaccccttccaatccaccagatattgcagccgacccctagaaacacgagagtcgaggagggcagccacttcgtacatgtCACTAGAAACagtgcgaggggaaacgggccgtccgaggggacgagagaaccggttacacagcaagggcttcaaaagtaaGGCGTGAAACGTGTCCCATTTAGTCCGTATTtgaaacgcatatgcgttccacgctcACCGGAGATGTTTTTAGATGATTATCTTTCACTGGGATCCCTTATGATGTTTGCTcctgtttatattgttttattgagttttatatttttatctatttgtatTCATTTGATATCTGAAACCTTTTTCCTCGGAGCGTACTCCGCTCCATTTCCATAGATTTCGTTTTTTTCCCCTGGGAGAAGAAGTGGAACGCATTTTGCCTCCCATTTCTTTTTGTGTTTCCGGTTCGGGAGGAACTGTTACATTGCTGCGTTCTACTTCAGATTTTTGCTTCCGCCTTCCGGTgagcgtggaacgcatatgcgtttcaAATACGGACTAAATGGGACTTCCGGTAATACGAGaatgaggcttggaacgcacACGCTGTTTGAAAGCGCGAAAAGTGGATGAAATCCGACGGAGGAGATTGTGTGCAGATGTGTTCAGCTGAAGAAACTATCCGGATTGGCTGATTATGTTTTAAGGCAGGGTATTtaagtgtatttatgtatgtattatgtgtattttgttgCTGTAAGCCCCTGATGAAGTCAttttgacgaaacgcgtagggtggcaagctttattttatatttatattttttactgtgGATCTCTTCATCTCTTTCGTTTCCATACTTCTTTACATTCTGATGGCGAAATTTTGCTTTGGTGGAAGACATTGAGTCTGATTTGAAGAGCCTTTTAACTTCTGTCACATtgtaagtgtatccaataaaGCTACATTTTAATACTATACAGCTATACACTATGGtctgcctttttgttttgttttaagccTCCATCTCTCcactgagaagagaagaagcatcTTAAAGAAGACCGATTATACCCTGCCCTTTTACaccttttgtttgtgagtgcattttagtcTTTTtcgtgttgtgtgtttttatttttctgtctgcactatttggtctccctttgtactattttaggttgtgctttttagtgttttacattTACGATATTtgaagacattgaggagtcttcgcacttcctaattggggtatttatatattttatatttttcccctGTTTGATAGCCACGAGGGTTGTTTTGCATTGTTTTTGCAAATCATTTTTTGTTTGTCTCACATTaggagacttacactgcgtacagacccgacaagcctgtacaaaatccaccacgtctcgcttaagtgaaggccaccagaactgttgaaggaggcccttataagtcttggtaacccccggatgaccagcagttaacaactttctgtcatttactttaacgtatagtttaccaacaggcgtctcagggtgTGCTTGAgattggtatgtcttaatactatcaaggaaaggagacgaaataaccaaacgggtagcagcgattatctgagacgcaggtacaataggttcgggcagggccggattaacataggggctgatggagctgcagctccaggcccaggcccatggcagaggcccatttaaaaaaaaaaaaaaaaaaaaaaaaattttttttttttttacacacacactactcttaggtttgccacctgactggtattttactgacacagccggtatttgaggctgcctggccgtgccggtattgcagtaataacggcaatacaaatgcaggtatttttctcagaataagtggagattactctgcaataccagcaccggccagtaggggtcactgtgtgtggagagaggcagggataggaagttacagcatctccccatagacatataatacctagacgccgtgttgacctcggggggccatgaaatgcgggcgccatttgggccggtcacccggtgtggtattatatgtctatatattaggacttctgtccctaatttttttaatttactttgacttagtgacaaatctcactttagtaaatagtgatgtgattgtttgatttctcctattctctttatgctatctctatgcggacttcaaagtgcaaaagacagagctcacaataataaagagttgtagatatttacattttattttgcacagttccaaaatccatattagtaaaaaataggtgaaaagtaaatacattacaaatcaggcaaagatccagtcccattttaaaacatgtatattaagatgatagattgtggggttagttcactaaacttttaattttagcaaacctaaatccaaatgcaacgcatagtttcaatctggaaattcaaataatttcaatgtattgagtaaacttagttgataacgtaaataaccacagaggtcttaaagcagcaaatgtcagttaattttatttaatatcccaggattaaacatcatgctactggatctatacaccctcctggtggattttaagactaaccatgtttactttgaggaccttgctctgcagatcatagacatatatgttctatatatgtctatgctgcagatcacactgtgaccgatccaagatgacggccccgcggctcatcagcgccaataggaagtagcggtcaatgcggcgtctaggtattatatgtctatgcatatcccttcctctctctactactcactaatccgtggggagcagcaacacagcacagagtccagacagcagctctacagctcaggtaagtgagggatggggggaaaggcagcagggacacatagggacactgagacacatgaggacactgagacactagggaacatatggggacactgagacactaggggacacatggggacacagacactgggagacctggggacgctgggacacatggggatgctgtttctccgagtgtccccatgtcccccatccagtgttgctAGTGTATCAgtttccccaagtctcccagtgtctgtgtcccatgtctctcactgtgcctagtgtccccgtgtccccatgtgtcccagtgtccctatatgtcccagtgtccccatgtctatgtccacaactgtccccatgtctcccagtgtccccaagtgtctgtctcccagccagtgtcccctagtctctgtgtcccctagtctcccagtgtcggtgttcccatgtctctgtgtccctagtgtcttagtgtccccaaatgtttcagtgtccccatgtctcccagtgtctgtgtccctagtgtctcccagtgttcctatttgtcccagtgtccccatgtctatgtccacaactgtccccatgtctcccagtgtccccaagtgtctgtctaccagccagtatccctagtgtcccctagtctcccagtgtctgtgttcccatgtctctgtgtccctagtgtcttagtgtccccaaatgtttcaatgtccccatgtctcccagtgtctgtgtccctagtgtctgtgtccccatttcatcccagtttccctaaatgtctcagtgtccccatgtctcccagtgtccccatgtctctcagtgtccccatgtctctcagtgtccccagtatcctagtgacatggggacacactgagacactgtgatacatagggacactgagacactgggtgacttgcgagactgagacactgggagcaatccatctatacagcagaatcaaactgtgagtagtttgttggtgattttacagaattttctctgatgccactccttgtgattatacaaatgattaaggctgatatttttttccaagaaactaactactcttcacatactcttgcttgaagtagcactatagggtcaggaacacaatcatgtatttctgaccctattatgttaaaaccaccaccctggccccttctagtaaaatataatttgtattcaagtctgcagctgctggctctgcctctgaactgactgtctgctaacatcatcagaagtgttggtctgagcaaattacaatacttccccataggattggctgagactgtcaactaggcagatcaggggcagagccagcacaagtcatagccctggccaatcagcatctcctcataaagataaattgaatcaatgtatctctatgaggaaagttcagtgtctgcatgccgagggtggagatactgaatggaagtgctgcacactaggcagtactgccccaggaagcacctctagcagccatctaaggagtggccagtggagttattttctctgaaaagacagtgtttactgcaaaagccctgaatggaatgattctacttacc comes from Pelobates fuscus isolate aPelFus1 chromosome 5, aPelFus1.pri, whole genome shotgun sequence and encodes:
- the ANKRD34B gene encoding ankyrin repeat domain-containing protein 34B, encoding MDETVDVTTEGNSLIKAVYQSRLRLTRLLLEGGAYINESNDRGETPLMIACKTKHVDHQSVSKVKMIKYLLENNADPNIQDKFGKTALMHACLENTGAEVVSLLLESGADPSIQDQTGFSALVYAVNSEHKETLKILLNACKAKGKEVIIITTDKSASGRQTTRQYLNVPPSPGAEQCNSPSPCTSPSEIELKTSPTPISTACEAEKELFSFKEADTSGGFKGSSEPGSPTRKPHISHAGPKLPLLQRLHSEPWLKIPPSLLHQHKVSSLHEELQDITPEEELSLKMSNSLLSKRYFTRHQSIDVKDAVHLLKTLESAGPRKMSCDEIHSHSLYNESIPTKSEVPVDQDPDSMQAMSVSSLKSIVQRRNLGANHYSSDSQLTTRLGPISSEDSKSLLEKKKMFSPPSMLFGSRESLENVSVTTLGRRNHAILERRGSGALLLDHIAQTRPGFLPPLNVNPHPPIPDISGHGKMINVVSTATKPMIPSAPLFPKESKSKKMLLRRHSMHTEQIKQLVNFEEILG